From the Natronogracilivirga saccharolytica genome, one window contains:
- a CDS encoding tetratricopeptide repeat protein: protein MNNAVFQICKYAIPVLIIFFSAAWAGAKPPEFREGFRLYQQGDYYRAIFALERVIERYPQHSDAHLLLASSYLETGDALTAGQKAERAVELFPAIPAHRWIYAEALLQQKMFRRALDEYKKLKDEFSRSKSLKPLEITDEQVDQRIGLVYQALSGRSFQENQITTAVSQMRQAVEHLKDSVQVHKALIFLLTESEAYKEAIQAVDYARNFFPDDTELLQMKAGIYYRMDDRKALLDQYEELYQNAPEDVTNGLIYAGLLHAHQRSAEALTVLEDLLKRHPEKRQIYHMLADIYERQFHTEARIAVLRKMEKQFPDEPEISKNIALAYESEEMWQHARAVYDSLALETGDELKYRLAIAHTYAAQDSLEAAYDIYQKLTQHFPDNDEVHFKKGRNLETRRKWEAAYAVYRNLLLTAGVVHPEYYLRLGVAAKKTGKQSEALEYLQKAVNRGADDPEANLYLSRFFLEKGDPEEAALQAERALYRTLAAMAEHRQALDTRIQQEGLQAYTSGEADFRELDKLDRLAEESFLWFTGNFSESTVNPVIDDLLTTYRTSGRLHYLTGVYYTSKGHQNKALSHLSDAVRFAPRLMEAHKEQARILEEQGDPIGAIAAWERAGALAPDAPEPYRALIRLYRTQGELDILCDRWLARYRARPRDETLKAFLIEALHKADRFEEAGRLINN, encoded by the coding sequence ATGAATAATGCCGTTTTTCAAATCTGCAAATATGCCATACCGGTACTGATTATCTTCTTTTCAGCAGCTTGGGCCGGTGCGAAACCTCCGGAATTTCGGGAGGGTTTTCGGCTTTATCAGCAGGGAGACTATTACAGAGCTATCTTTGCACTGGAGCGGGTCATCGAACGGTATCCGCAGCATTCAGATGCACATCTGCTGCTTGCTTCATCCTATCTGGAAACAGGCGATGCACTGACTGCCGGGCAAAAGGCTGAACGCGCTGTTGAACTGTTTCCGGCCATACCCGCACATCGCTGGATTTATGCCGAGGCTTTGCTGCAGCAGAAAATGTTCCGCAGGGCTCTTGATGAATACAAAAAGCTGAAAGATGAGTTCAGTCGCAGCAAATCATTGAAGCCTCTTGAGATAACCGATGAGCAGGTGGATCAGAGAATAGGTCTTGTCTATCAGGCACTGTCGGGAAGATCTTTTCAGGAAAATCAAATAACAACAGCTGTCAGTCAGATGCGGCAGGCAGTTGAACATCTGAAAGATTCAGTTCAGGTGCACAAAGCCCTTATCTTTCTGCTGACGGAATCAGAGGCGTATAAAGAGGCCATTCAGGCAGTCGATTACGCCCGTAATTTTTTCCCGGATGATACGGAACTGCTGCAGATGAAAGCCGGAATCTACTATCGCATGGATGACCGGAAGGCGTTGCTTGACCAGTATGAGGAGCTGTACCAGAATGCTCCGGAAGATGTAACCAACGGCTTGATATATGCCGGGTTGTTGCACGCCCATCAGCGTTCAGCCGAAGCTCTCACAGTTCTCGAAGATCTTCTGAAACGTCACCCGGAAAAGCGGCAGATTTATCACATGCTGGCCGATATATATGAGCGGCAGTTTCACACGGAAGCCCGGATCGCCGTACTTCGGAAAATGGAAAAACAGTTTCCGGACGAACCGGAAATTTCCAAAAATATTGCACTGGCATATGAGTCAGAAGAAATGTGGCAGCACGCAAGAGCTGTTTATGATTCGCTTGCACTTGAAACGGGTGATGAACTCAAATACCGGCTTGCAATAGCGCACACTTACGCAGCTCAGGACTCTCTTGAGGCTGCATATGACATCTACCAAAAGCTCACACAACACTTTCCGGACAATGATGAAGTGCATTTCAAGAAAGGGAGAAACCTTGAAACCCGTCGCAAATGGGAAGCAGCCTATGCGGTTTATCGAAACTTGCTGTTGACAGCCGGTGTCGTTCATCCGGAATATTATCTTCGTCTCGGTGTGGCGGCAAAAAAAACGGGCAAACAATCAGAAGCTCTTGAGTATCTGCAAAAGGCTGTTAACCGGGGGGCAGATGATCCCGAAGCCAATTTGTATTTGTCCCGGTTTTTTCTGGAAAAGGGAGACCCTGAAGAAGCTGCTTTACAGGCGGAAAGGGCTCTTTACAGAACGCTCGCAGCAATGGCGGAACACCGCCAGGCCCTTGACACCCGGATTCAGCAGGAAGGATTGCAAGCTTACACAAGCGGTGAAGCGGATTTCAGAGAATTGGATAAACTGGATCGGCTGGCGGAAGAATCTTTTCTCTGGTTCACCGGAAATTTCAGCGAATCCACGGTTAATCCGGTTATTGATGATCTGCTGACAACATACCGGACATCTGGCAGGCTCCATTATTTAACCGGTGTATACTATACTTCAAAGGGACACCAAAACAAAGCACTTTCTCATCTGTCAGATGCTGTCAGGTTTGCACCAAGGCTGATGGAAGCGCACAAAGAGCAGGCCCGCATACTGGAGGAACAAGGAGACCCAATTGGTGCCATCGCAGCCTGGGAGCGTGCAGGTGCATTGGCTCCGGATGCTCCGGAGCCTTACCGGGCATTGATCAGGTTGTACCGGACGCAGGGAGAACTGGACATACTGTGCGACAGGTGGCTGGCGCGCTACCGGGCACGGCCCCGTGATGAAACGTTGAAAGCCTTTTTGATTGAGGCCTTGCATAAAGCTGATCGTTTTGAAGAAGCCGGCAGATTAATCAATAATTGA
- a CDS encoding IS110 family transposase encodes MECIYCWYWLADLCQQEGIDFVLGHALYMRAIHGVKTKNDRVDSLKIARLIRGGNFPLAYVYPAQMRPTRDLMRRRNHFVRKRAELLAHIQNTMTQYNLESLGSLSRSDRRRDKDIPGHFPDLVVRRIVQTDLQLIDSYDPIIKELDKKILSLATDHDQTSFHLLKSIKGVGDVLALTILYEVGQINRFSTRGEFCSYARLVKAQKQSAGKNYGTSGARIGNAHLRWAFSEASLLYIRGNQKARKYYHRLVSRHGKSKALTIIAKRLGTAVYYMLKRREPFHEQKFLNMNMKQAI; translated from the coding sequence GTGGAATGTATTTATTGCTGGTACTGGCTGGCTGATTTATGTCAACAGGAGGGTATTGATTTTGTTTTGGGGCACGCTCTGTACATGCGGGCCATTCATGGTGTCAAAACCAAGAACGACCGGGTCGACTCGCTGAAAATCGCCCGGTTGATCCGTGGTGGCAACTTCCCTTTGGCCTATGTATATCCGGCACAAATGCGCCCCACGCGAGATCTTATGCGACGTCGCAATCATTTTGTGCGTAAGCGAGCTGAACTGTTAGCCCACATTCAGAACACCATGACCCAATACAATCTGGAATCGTTGGGCAGTCTTTCGAGGTCGGATCGGCGCCGGGATAAAGACATTCCAGGTCATTTTCCCGATTTGGTCGTACGCCGCATCGTACAGACCGATCTGCAACTCATTGACAGTTATGATCCGATTATCAAAGAACTGGATAAAAAGATTCTCTCGCTTGCCACCGATCATGATCAAACAAGTTTTCACCTGCTAAAAAGTATAAAAGGAGTCGGCGATGTACTTGCCCTGACCATCCTTTATGAAGTTGGTCAGATCAACCGATTTTCAACTCGGGGCGAGTTTTGTTCTTATGCCCGGCTGGTCAAAGCACAGAAGCAATCGGCCGGTAAGAATTATGGAACCAGCGGTGCACGCATTGGAAACGCTCATCTGCGCTGGGCGTTTTCTGAAGCCTCGCTGCTGTATATAAGGGGCAACCAAAAGGCCCGGAAATATTACCATCGCCTGGTGAGTCGGCACGGAAAATCAAAAGCCTTAACCATTATAGCAAAGCGACTCGGTACGGCGGTTTATTATATGCTTAAACGCCGCGAACCCTTCCATGAACAGAAATTTTTAAATATGAATATGAAGCAAGCAA
- a CDS encoding homocysteine S-methyltransferase family protein, translated as MNLNRSEVTVLDGGMGQELRRRSNRPASPLWSAQVMLDEPDLVVEAHRDFIDAGARVITLNTYSATPQRLARDADPGLLEPLHASALDAARKACEQSGKDVRIAGCLPPLVASYRSEIVPDNAASLRSYRQIVSLQARGVDLFLCETMSVTREARAATIAARESNLPVWVAFTVDDDDGRFLRSGESLTEAAEEIASAGAESILVNCSVPEAVTTAMDVLAKTGVAFGGYANAFASVDALAPGGTVDVLEVRKDLDPVSYAEHGLGWVRLGASIVGGCCEAGPEHIKALTGKLIDAGYVTEQ; from the coding sequence ATGAACCTGAATCGGAGTGAAGTGACCGTTCTGGATGGTGGAATGGGACAGGAGCTTCGTCGGCGCAGCAACCGGCCGGCATCCCCGCTCTGGTCTGCCCAGGTCATGCTGGATGAACCGGATCTGGTTGTGGAAGCCCATCGCGATTTCATAGACGCCGGGGCACGTGTCATCACCTTGAACACCTACAGCGCCACGCCGCAGCGTCTTGCCCGGGACGCCGACCCGGGGTTGCTGGAACCGTTGCATGCTTCTGCGCTGGATGCAGCCCGCAAAGCTTGTGAACAAAGCGGCAAGGATGTCCGCATCGCAGGTTGTCTGCCTCCGCTTGTTGCGAGCTACCGTTCCGAAATTGTACCTGACAATGCTGCCTCTCTGCGGTCCTACCGCCAGATAGTTTCGCTGCAGGCCCGGGGAGTCGACCTCTTTCTTTGCGAAACCATGTCCGTTACCCGAGAAGCCCGTGCGGCGACCATCGCTGCCAGGGAGAGCAACCTGCCGGTATGGGTGGCTTTTACTGTGGATGATGATGACGGCAGATTTCTGCGCTCCGGTGAGTCTCTGACCGAAGCGGCGGAAGAGATCGCATCTGCTGGTGCGGAGAGTATACTGGTAAACTGTTCTGTGCCTGAAGCGGTAACCACTGCCATGGATGTTCTCGCAAAAACCGGTGTCGCGTTTGGAGGCTATGCCAACGCTTTCGCATCGGTGGATGCACTTGCTCCGGGCGGCACGGTGGATGTATTGGAAGTGCGCAAAGATCTGGATCCCGTTTCATATGCGGAACACGGGCTTGGCTGGGTCAGACTGGGCGCCAGCATAGTGGGTGGTTGCTGCGAGGCAGGTCCTGAACATATCAAGGCTTTGACCGGCAAGCTGATCGACGCGGGATATGTAACTGAGCAGTAG
- a CDS encoding VOC family protein: protein MKIKCIAGFASITKDPEASASLYQKVLGLPLETMDDYRFMDKFPGANHFGVWPLSMAARSCFGQDEWPERVPEPTATIEFELADVAALEAAVQEMKQNGQEFLHEARTEPWGQTIARFMSPEGVLVGLSYAPWLHE, encoded by the coding sequence ATGAAAATCAAGTGCATCGCCGGTTTTGCATCAATAACAAAAGACCCGGAAGCCAGTGCGTCTCTGTACCAGAAGGTGCTGGGGCTGCCGCTTGAAACGATGGACGACTATCGTTTCATGGATAAGTTTCCCGGAGCGAATCATTTTGGTGTATGGCCCCTTTCAATGGCCGCCCGGTCGTGTTTTGGGCAGGATGAATGGCCGGAGAGAGTTCCTGAGCCCACCGCCACTATTGAGTTTGAGCTGGCGGATGTCGCAGCTTTGGAGGCGGCCGTACAGGAAATGAAACAGAATGGGCAGGAATTTCTCCACGAAGCCCGGACCGAACCCTGGGGACAAACTATTGCAAGGTTCATGAGTCCCGAAGGTGTTTTGGTGGGACTGAGCTATGCGCCATGGCTTCATGAGTGA